A portion of the Anthonomus grandis grandis chromosome 7, icAntGran1.3, whole genome shotgun sequence genome contains these proteins:
- the LOC126738602 gene encoding chitin deacetylase 1 isoform X2, translating to MNRCPSGLYFDDISKFCTFKNEARCGPIASTVAPITEPPTDLAEKCNPAECALPYCFCSKDGTLIPGNLEPENTPQMILLTFDGAVNLQNFDHYKKVLNPKRKNPNGCPIKGTFYVSHEYSNYQMIQTLASEGHEIGVETISLQAGLENKGYEEWVGEMIGMREILRHFANISKSEVVGMRAPFLKPGRNTQYKVMEEFGFIYDSSVGVPALPIPVWPYTLDYKIPHECKSGTCPTKSFPGVWEVPLNTHYVEDFEGGHCPYLDQCVLHNHDPNDVFEWLQEDFLRYYDQNRAPYMMPFHTNWFSIKELDKGLEKFLDWVITLPDVWFVTTTQALTWMTDPKGVKQLNNYEPWNCNKRETLPPTPCKTPNKCALSFKKENFTDTRYLETCIDCPNQYPWLGDATGSGIPNKDNYVPDNV from the exons ATGAACAGATGCCCCTCCGGACTTTACTTCGATGACATAAgtaaattttgtacttttaaaaacGAGGCGCGATGCGGACCCATTGCTTCAA CGGTAGCACCTATAACGGAACCACCTACAGACTTAGCGGAGAAATGCAACCCTGCAGAGTGCGCATTGCCATACTGTTTCTGTTCGAAAGATGGTACCCTGATCCCTGGTAACTTGGAACCTGAAAAC ACTCCTCAAATGATCCTGCTAACGTTCGACGGGGCCGTCAACTTGCAGAACTTCGATCACTACAAAAAGGTGTTGAACCCCAAGAGGAAGAACCCCAACGGATGCCCCATTAAGGGCACCTTCTACGTGTCTCACGAGTACAGCAACTATCAAATGATCCAGACGCTCGCAAGTGAGGGACACGAGATCGGAGTCGAAACCATTTC TTTGCAAGCAGGCCTAGAAAATAAGGGTTACGAAGAATGGGTCGGAGAGATGATAGGAATGAGGGAGATCCTCAGACATTTCGCCAACATTTCCAAAAGTGAGGTGGTAGGCATGAGAGCTCCTTTTTTGAAACCTGGAAGAAACACTCAGTATAAG GTTATGGAGGAATTCGGATTTATTTATGACAGTTCTGTTGGTGTCCCTGCTCTACCGATCCCCGTATGGCCCTACACCCTGGACTATAAAATCCCACACGAGTGCAAGTCAGGCACTTGCCCCACAAAGTCATTCCCTG GTGTATGGGAAGTGCCCTTAAACACTCACTACGTAGAAGACTTCGAGGGAGGCCACTGTCCTTATTTGGATCAATGTGTCCTGCACAATCACGATCCTAATGACGTGTTCGAATGGTTGCAGGAGGACTTTTTAAG GTATTATGATCAAAACAGGGCGCCCTACATGATGCCCTTCCACACCAACTGGTTCTCGATTAAGGAGCTCGACAAGGGATTGGAAAAGTTCTTGGATTGGGTGATCACTCT TCCTGACGTATGGTTCGTAACCACCACGCAAGCCCTAACCTGGATGACCGACCCCAAAGGAGTGAAACAACTGAACAACTATGAGCCGTGGAACTGTAACAAAAGGGAAACTCTTCCTCCCACCCCCTGTAAAACACCCAACAAATGCGCGTTatcttttaaaaaggaaaacttTACGGACACACGGTATTTGGAGACTTGTATAGACTGTCCCAACCAGTATCCGTGGTTGGGCGACGCAACCGGATCAGGTATACCCAATAAGGACAACTATGTCCCAGATAACGTGTGA
- the LOC126738602 gene encoding chitin deacetylase 1 isoform X1: MWRTVLVSFAFYVSIFPATTVNGQKQESDFECPTATGTGNFADPVTCRRFYQCVDGFPYMNRCPSGLYFDDISKFCTFKNEARCGPIASTVAPITEPPTDLAEKCNPAECALPYCFCSKDGTLIPGNLEPENTPQMILLTFDGAVNLQNFDHYKKVLNPKRKNPNGCPIKGTFYVSHEYSNYQMIQTLASEGHEIGVETISLQAGLENKGYEEWVGEMIGMREILRHFANISKSEVVGMRAPFLKPGRNTQYKVMEEFGFIYDSSVGVPALPIPVWPYTLDYKIPHECKSGTCPTKSFPGVWEVPLNTHYVEDFEGGHCPYLDQCVLHNHDPNDVFEWLQEDFLRYYDQNRAPYMMPFHTNWFSIKELDKGLEKFLDWVITLPDVWFVTTTQALTWMTDPKGVKQLNNYEPWNCNKRETLPPTPCKTPNKCALSFKKENFTDTRYLETCIDCPNQYPWLGDATGSGIPNKDNYVPDNV; encoded by the exons ACGGTGTTGGTGTCGTTCGCGTTTTATGTGTCGATATTTCCGGCTACTACTG TTAACGGTCAGAAACAAGAGAGCGACTTCGAGTGTCCGACTGCCACCGGAACCGGAAATTTCGCAGATCCGGTCACTTGTAGACGATTTTATCAG TGCGTCGATGGCTTTCCATACATGAACAGATGCCCCTCCGGACTTTACTTCGATGACATAAgtaaattttgtacttttaaaaacGAGGCGCGATGCGGACCCATTGCTTCAA CGGTAGCACCTATAACGGAACCACCTACAGACTTAGCGGAGAAATGCAACCCTGCAGAGTGCGCATTGCCATACTGTTTCTGTTCGAAAGATGGTACCCTGATCCCTGGTAACTTGGAACCTGAAAAC ACTCCTCAAATGATCCTGCTAACGTTCGACGGGGCCGTCAACTTGCAGAACTTCGATCACTACAAAAAGGTGTTGAACCCCAAGAGGAAGAACCCCAACGGATGCCCCATTAAGGGCACCTTCTACGTGTCTCACGAGTACAGCAACTATCAAATGATCCAGACGCTCGCAAGTGAGGGACACGAGATCGGAGTCGAAACCATTTC TTTGCAAGCAGGCCTAGAAAATAAGGGTTACGAAGAATGGGTCGGAGAGATGATAGGAATGAGGGAGATCCTCAGACATTTCGCCAACATTTCCAAAAGTGAGGTGGTAGGCATGAGAGCTCCTTTTTTGAAACCTGGAAGAAACACTCAGTATAAG GTTATGGAGGAATTCGGATTTATTTATGACAGTTCTGTTGGTGTCCCTGCTCTACCGATCCCCGTATGGCCCTACACCCTGGACTATAAAATCCCACACGAGTGCAAGTCAGGCACTTGCCCCACAAAGTCATTCCCTG GTGTATGGGAAGTGCCCTTAAACACTCACTACGTAGAAGACTTCGAGGGAGGCCACTGTCCTTATTTGGATCAATGTGTCCTGCACAATCACGATCCTAATGACGTGTTCGAATGGTTGCAGGAGGACTTTTTAAG GTATTATGATCAAAACAGGGCGCCCTACATGATGCCCTTCCACACCAACTGGTTCTCGATTAAGGAGCTCGACAAGGGATTGGAAAAGTTCTTGGATTGGGTGATCACTCT TCCTGACGTATGGTTCGTAACCACCACGCAAGCCCTAACCTGGATGACCGACCCCAAAGGAGTGAAACAACTGAACAACTATGAGCCGTGGAACTGTAACAAAAGGGAAACTCTTCCTCCCACCCCCTGTAAAACACCCAACAAATGCGCGTTatcttttaaaaaggaaaacttTACGGACACACGGTATTTGGAGACTTGTATAGACTGTCCCAACCAGTATCCGTGGTTGGGCGACGCAACCGGATCAGGTATACCCAATAAGGACAACTATGTCCCAGATAACGTGTGA